One Edaphobacter lichenicola DNA window includes the following coding sequences:
- a CDS encoding aldo/keto reductase: protein MERRDFLKTATAAGMSAAIPLNAQTASQPIKRPESPDMIYRELGTTGERVSAIGMGGYHLGKQKDPAESLQLLHAGIDRGITFLDNCWDYNDGISEVRMGQALRNGNRQKVFLMTKMDGRTADEYNKQLEQSLGRLQTDMIDLVQFHEVIRMEDPDRIFAPGGAIEAAIAARSAGKIRYIGFTGHKDPAVHLRMLEIAQKHSFHFDTVQMPINVMDAHFRSFEKEVMPVALKQGIGILAMKTFGDPYILKSNTVQPIEALHYGLTQPVSVIITGIDNTQTLDQAFEAARTFKPLDQTQISALLARTATAASEGKFELFKTTNHYDGTAANPKWLG, encoded by the coding sequence ATGGAGCGCAGAGACTTTCTCAAAACCGCAACCGCTGCCGGCATGAGCGCAGCCATCCCCCTCAACGCACAAACCGCCAGCCAGCCCATCAAACGCCCCGAATCCCCCGACATGATCTATCGCGAACTCGGCACCACCGGCGAGCGCGTCTCCGCCATCGGCATGGGCGGCTATCACCTCGGCAAACAAAAGGACCCCGCCGAGAGCCTCCAACTCCTCCACGCCGGCATCGACCGCGGCATCACCTTCCTCGACAACTGCTGGGACTACAACGACGGCATCTCCGAGGTCCGCATGGGCCAGGCCCTGCGCAACGGCAACCGCCAAAAAGTCTTCCTCATGACCAAAATGGACGGCCGCACCGCCGACGAGTACAACAAGCAGCTCGAACAGTCCCTCGGCCGCCTCCAGACCGACATGATCGACCTCGTCCAGTTCCACGAGGTCATCCGCATGGAAGACCCCGACCGCATCTTCGCCCCCGGCGGAGCCATCGAAGCCGCCATCGCCGCCCGCAGCGCAGGTAAGATCCGCTACATCGGCTTCACCGGCCACAAAGACCCCGCCGTCCACCTCCGCATGCTCGAGATCGCACAAAAACACAGCTTCCACTTCGACACCGTCCAGATGCCCATCAACGTCATGGACGCGCACTTCCGCTCCTTCGAAAAAGAGGTCATGCCCGTCGCACTCAAACAAGGCATCGGCATCCTCGCCATGAAGACCTTCGGCGATCCCTACATTCTCAAGAGCAACACCGTCCAACCCATCGAAGCCCTTCACTACGGCCTCACGCAACCGGTCTCCGTCATCATCACCGGCATCGACAACACGCAAACCCTCGATCAAGCCTTCGAAGCCGCCCGCACCTTCAAACCCCTCGACCAAACTCAAATCAGCGCCCTGCTCGCACGCACCGCAACCGCCGCCAGCGAAGGCAAATTCGAACTCTTCAAAACCACCAACCACTACGACGGCACCGCGGCAAACCCCAAGTGGCTGGGTTAG
- the larC gene encoding nickel pincer cofactor biosynthesis protein LarC, with protein sequence MRIAYLDCFAGISGDMFLGALLDAGLDPNILHEAVAALNLNATLKIEKVDRSGISSTKVHVYEGTGLAESNTAEPTHRHENEEADQTHQQTHTHQHHPKTQHQHKTGHPHTHDHNHAHGRSLTVIRDLITAASLPSAVKQTAIQAFELLGASEAKIHNVPVEKIHFHEVGAVDAIVDIVASSAGIHALAIDRWFSSPLNVGGGTVDCAHGRFPAPAPATADLLRGLPTYSAHIEKELVTPTGATLLRALAPTFGPQPPMRVEHIGYGAGTRNPKDFPNVLRLSIGEADDSTHPAPSPKHSLSKHHAQDSQIVTVLETALDDLSPQILAYVSETALAQGALDVMLTPVIMKKGRPGTLLTILCNPSDSPALQQLILRETSTLGLRIRQDTRICVDRHHATVTTPYGDIRVKIGTLNGEQCNIAPEFEDCRAAATKHNVPLKLVQQTAIAAYLK encoded by the coding sequence ATGCGTATCGCCTACCTAGACTGCTTCGCCGGTATCAGTGGCGATATGTTCCTCGGAGCCCTCCTCGATGCCGGCCTCGATCCCAACATCCTCCACGAAGCCGTAGCCGCGCTGAATCTCAACGCAACCCTCAAGATCGAAAAAGTAGACCGCAGCGGCATCTCCTCCACCAAGGTCCACGTCTACGAAGGCACAGGCCTCGCCGAGAGCAATACCGCCGAGCCAACCCATCGTCACGAAAACGAAGAAGCAGACCAAACCCACCAGCAAACTCACACCCACCAACATCACCCCAAAACCCAGCACCAGCACAAGACCGGCCATCCCCACACGCACGACCACAACCACGCCCACGGCCGCTCCCTCACCGTCATCCGCGATCTCATCACCGCCGCATCTCTCCCCTCCGCAGTCAAACAAACCGCCATCCAAGCCTTCGAGCTCCTCGGCGCCTCCGAAGCCAAGATCCACAACGTCCCCGTAGAGAAAATTCACTTCCACGAAGTAGGAGCAGTCGACGCCATCGTCGACATCGTCGCCTCCTCCGCCGGCATCCACGCCCTCGCAATCGACCGGTGGTTCTCCTCCCCCCTCAACGTAGGCGGCGGCACAGTCGACTGCGCCCACGGCCGCTTCCCCGCCCCCGCCCCCGCCACAGCCGACCTCCTCCGCGGCCTCCCCACCTACTCCGCCCACATCGAAAAAGAGCTCGTCACCCCCACCGGCGCCACACTCCTCCGCGCCCTCGCCCCCACCTTCGGCCCGCAACCACCCATGCGAGTCGAGCACATCGGCTACGGCGCCGGCACCCGCAACCCCAAGGACTTCCCCAACGTCCTGCGCCTAAGCATCGGCGAAGCCGACGACTCCACGCATCCCGCCCCATCCCCAAAGCACTCGCTCAGCAAACATCACGCCCAAGACTCACAGATCGTAACCGTCCTCGAAACCGCACTAGACGACCTCTCCCCCCAGATCCTCGCCTACGTCTCCGAGACCGCACTCGCACAAGGTGCACTCGACGTCATGCTCACTCCCGTCATCATGAAAAAAGGCCGCCCCGGCACCCTCCTCACCATCCTCTGCAATCCATCCGACAGCCCCGCCCTCCAGCAATTAATCCTGCGAGAGACCAGCACCCTCGGCCTCCGCATCCGTCAGGACACCCGTATCTGCGTCGACCGCCATCACGCCACCGTCACCACACCCTATGGCGACATCCGCGTAAAGATCGGCACCCTCAACGGCGAGCAGTGCAACATCGCCCCCGAGTTTGAAGACTGCCGCGCCGCCGCCACAAAACACAACGTCCCCTTGAAGCTCGTCCAACAAACAGCCATCGCAGCCTACCTCAAATAA
- the larE gene encoding ATP-dependent sacrificial sulfur transferase LarE, whose amino-acid sequence MDLAAKSAKLHETLQQLGSVLVAYSGGTDSAYLAYAAHQALGDNMQAVIADSASLPRAELAAALAFAADHNIPIQVLRTDELENPDYQRNDALRCFHCKDELFQQMEQTRAARNFAHIAYGMNLDDRAEFRPGQQAAAHHHAVAPLVTAGLTKQEIRILAQQAGLTLWDKPASACLSSRIEYGRPVTRENLSQVEQAEDALHALGFPQVRVRHHGDLARIEIARDDLPRALTLSTLEAITAAIKPLGFLYVTLDTEGYRSGSMNDTLLAASAILPADKRRTTNMKQ is encoded by the coding sequence ATGGACCTTGCCGCCAAATCCGCGAAGCTCCACGAGACCCTCCAGCAGCTTGGCAGCGTCCTGGTCGCCTACTCCGGCGGCACCGACTCCGCCTACCTCGCCTACGCCGCCCACCAGGCCCTCGGCGACAACATGCAGGCCGTCATCGCCGACTCCGCCTCCCTCCCCCGCGCCGAACTCGCCGCCGCCCTCGCCTTCGCCGCTGACCACAACATCCCTATCCAGGTCCTCCGCACCGACGAGCTAGAAAACCCGGACTACCAGCGCAACGACGCCCTCCGCTGCTTCCACTGCAAAGACGAACTCTTCCAGCAGATGGAGCAGACCCGCGCCGCCCGCAACTTCGCCCACATCGCCTACGGCATGAACCTCGACGACCGCGCCGAGTTCCGCCCCGGCCAGCAGGCCGCCGCCCACCACCACGCCGTCGCCCCCCTCGTCACCGCCGGCCTCACCAAGCAGGAGATCCGCATCCTCGCCCAGCAAGCCGGCCTCACCCTCTGGGACAAGCCCGCCAGCGCCTGCCTCTCCTCCCGCATCGAGTACGGCCGCCCCGTCACCCGCGAAAATCTCTCCCAGGTCGAGCAGGCCGAAGACGCCCTCCACGCCCTCGGCTTCCCCCAGGTCCGCGTCCGCCACCACGGCGATCTCGCCCGCATCGAAATCGCCCGCGACGATCTCCCCCGCGCCCTCACCCTCTCCACCCTCGAAGCCATCACCGCCGCCATCAAGCCCCTCGGCTTCCTCTACGTCACCCTCGACACCGAAGGCTACCGCTCCGGCTCCATGAACGACACCCTCCTCGCCGCCTCCGCCATCCTCCCCGCCGATAAACGCCGAACCACGAACATGAAACAATAA
- the glgX gene encoding glycogen debranching protein GlgX has translation MKRTLLPGRPYPLGATVSSKGTNFAIFSEGATRVELCFFDAAGKQTDCVTLHERTAYVWHGLVRDIKAGQLYGYRIDGPWEPERGRRFNAHKLLVDPYAEALSGQVDWKKPIFAHDVASGDDLKMDTQDSADGVPKCVVVDSKFDWGDDCPPETPLADSVIYEMHVKGFSIRNPQVPEELRGTYAGLACETSISYLKKLGVTAVELMPIHHFIDEGPLVKIGLVDYWGYNTLGYFAPTSRYSSCGDIGGQVNEFKRMVKALHAAGIEVILDVVYNHTCEGNQLGPTLCWKGVCNTTYYRVNEENPRYYVDYTGTGNTLNVRNPQVLKMLMDSLRYWVTEMHVDGFRFDLAATLARELHDVSKLSSFFDTIHQDPTLAGVKLIAEPWDVGEGGYQVGQFPVLWAEWNGKYRDTVRRFWKGDGGQLSDLAYRLTGSSDLYQFDGRKPYASINFVTAHDGFTLCDLVSYNQKHNEANGENNKDGSDSNDSWNMGAEGLTDDKKINLMRERQMRSFLATLMLSQGVPMLNGGDEISRSQRGNNNCYCQDNELTWHDWDLDEPRKRVRDFTSQLIHFRLNHPNLHRRRFFQDREIRRRGEDLIIKDVAWFNTDGKQVPDEVWNTEWNRSVAVLLNGQTLQVTDEDGCPVIDDSFFLVVNAAQDGVEYVLPASPSGKPWCQVIDTENIEDPFAHAKIDEKIIVGGRTLKLFSDGAIS, from the coding sequence ATGAAACGCACACTTCTTCCTGGTCGACCGTATCCGCTTGGTGCGACTGTATCGAGCAAAGGCACAAACTTTGCTATTTTCTCAGAGGGTGCGACCCGGGTTGAACTTTGCTTCTTCGATGCCGCGGGAAAGCAGACTGATTGCGTGACTTTGCACGAACGAACGGCTTACGTGTGGCATGGACTTGTTCGTGACATCAAAGCGGGACAGTTATATGGCTACCGGATCGATGGGCCTTGGGAGCCGGAGCGCGGTCGTCGCTTCAATGCACATAAGCTGCTGGTTGACCCGTATGCGGAGGCGCTCTCGGGGCAGGTTGATTGGAAGAAGCCGATCTTCGCGCATGACGTTGCGTCGGGAGACGATCTGAAGATGGATACGCAGGACAGTGCGGACGGCGTTCCGAAGTGTGTTGTGGTGGATAGCAAGTTTGATTGGGGAGACGATTGTCCGCCTGAGACGCCACTGGCCGATTCGGTGATCTATGAGATGCATGTGAAGGGCTTCAGCATTCGAAATCCCCAGGTTCCGGAGGAGCTTCGCGGGACCTACGCAGGGCTCGCGTGTGAGACGAGCATCAGCTACTTGAAGAAGCTTGGCGTGACGGCGGTGGAGCTGATGCCGATTCACCACTTCATCGACGAAGGACCGCTGGTTAAGATCGGGCTGGTGGACTATTGGGGGTACAACACGCTCGGGTACTTTGCGCCGACGTCCCGCTACAGCTCGTGCGGGGATATTGGCGGCCAGGTGAATGAGTTCAAACGGATGGTGAAGGCGCTGCACGCGGCAGGCATCGAGGTGATTCTCGACGTGGTCTACAACCATACCTGCGAAGGCAACCAGCTGGGCCCGACCTTGTGCTGGAAGGGAGTTTGTAACACTACCTATTACAGAGTGAATGAGGAGAATCCCCGGTACTACGTGGACTACACGGGGACGGGGAATACGTTGAACGTGCGGAATCCGCAGGTGCTGAAGATGCTGATGGATTCGCTGCGCTACTGGGTTACGGAGATGCATGTCGATGGTTTTCGATTTGATCTTGCCGCGACGCTTGCGCGGGAGTTGCACGATGTGAGTAAGCTGTCCTCTTTCTTCGACACGATTCACCAGGACCCTACGCTGGCGGGCGTGAAGCTGATCGCCGAACCATGGGATGTCGGCGAAGGGGGATACCAGGTGGGGCAGTTTCCTGTTCTGTGGGCGGAGTGGAATGGGAAGTATCGCGATACGGTGCGCCGCTTCTGGAAGGGGGATGGGGGCCAGCTCTCCGATCTTGCCTATCGCCTTACGGGGTCGAGCGACCTCTATCAGTTCGACGGACGCAAGCCGTATGCGAGCATCAACTTTGTGACCGCTCATGACGGCTTTACGCTGTGCGATCTGGTGAGCTACAACCAGAAGCATAACGAGGCCAATGGGGAGAACAACAAGGATGGCTCGGACAGCAATGACTCGTGGAACATGGGCGCGGAGGGGCTGACTGACGATAAGAAGATCAACCTGATGCGCGAGAGGCAGATGAGAAGTTTTCTGGCTACGCTGATGCTCTCGCAGGGCGTGCCGATGCTGAATGGAGGCGACGAGATTTCGCGGTCGCAGAGGGGCAACAATAACTGCTACTGCCAGGACAACGAGCTGACGTGGCATGACTGGGATCTGGATGAACCGCGCAAACGGGTGCGCGACTTTACGAGTCAGCTGATCCACTTTCGTTTGAATCATCCGAATCTGCATCGGCGAAGATTTTTTCAGGACCGCGAGATTCGCAGAAGGGGTGAGGATCTGATTATCAAGGATGTCGCGTGGTTCAACACGGATGGCAAACAGGTCCCCGACGAGGTTTGGAATACGGAGTGGAACCGATCGGTGGCGGTTCTGCTGAATGGGCAGACGCTGCAGGTGACCGATGAGGACGGTTGCCCGGTGATCGACGATAGTTTTTTTCTGGTGGTGAACGCTGCGCAGGATGGCGTCGAGTATGTGCTGCCGGCATCGCCTTCGGGGAAGCCGTGGTGCCAGGTTATCGATACGGAGAATATTGAAGATCCATTTGCCCACGCGAAGATTGACGAGAAGATTATCGTTGGGGGACGGACTTTGAAGCTGTTCAGCGATGGGGCGATCTCTTAG
- a CDS encoding alpha-amylase family glycosyl hydrolase has translation MEFHISRALREKLDLDDLLFNYAGNIVFANVAASRKLAKQLQDLRTQQTDPTRVVNAGALFAMGLIDELNHAMIARYRKEIDPAVFAEAVRWFTGHASAAEIERLLLAFTIQFPNVAVYRGDLTAAQWLNGTTDGLPNREAALEELLLLWLANINPAFTPFRELFEDTTLKQQTIYQKITAAFPDYFITRPPISPEVGSLLDALRAPLLASPDSLTGQLDYIRENWTKYLGEDLRRVLLAIDVLREEDLAIWLRFHPPGPDQYRHGAPGRGGEGFVGDEYIGFEDEYFTGPDGRRRRYGHDYQAPLNEYEAFSADQAWMPTVVLMAKSTYVWLEQLSKKYLRHIHRLDQIPDEELHLLADRGITGLWLIGLWERSVASRTIKRLRGHHDAVASAYSLKEYQIADDLGGNHAYENLRDRAARTGIRLASDMVPNHMGIDSNWVIEHPDWFLYRWESPFPVYRFEGPDLSTDSRVEIKIEDHYYDQSDAAVVFRLRHHRDGATRYMYHGNDGTTFAWNDTAQLDYSKAAVREHVIQVILHVARLFPIIRFDAAMVLAKRHVQRLWFPLPGTGGSIPSRSENAMTQEEFDALMPHEFWREVVDRVAVEVPGTLLLAEAFWLLESYFVRTLGMHRVYNSAFMNMLRDEENAKYRSYLKKTIEFDPDILKRYVSFMSNPDERTAIDQFGSGDKYFGVCTLLATLPGLPMFGHGQIEGYTERYGMEFKQAKMEEWPNESLVARHQHEIAPLLKNRRLFAESTNFVLYDFWTDHGTVDENVFAYSNRSHGQRAVILYNNSYGSTRGTIHFSAASVDKATGHLRQRSLSEGLDLPYNYFTFFAYRDTAHGLEYLCRSTDLHHTGLSVDLRGYQYAVLINWRELHATAEQPWDQLFDALNGAGVYSVEEALSKLRLRPLHEAFRQALSDNNIRAFATVAAELAAVQTTSPSAKLPTTKSASPAPTPIERPALDPRLQPFVKCSQRFFEKVLQAQPAEFEQTPAPSDHRAAADTPSPTYLTLCETMAKAATHLIAISKNFSTTLPPTVSNFLPGSKAALPTEQLWAPVLAWITLHSLPHHDQADLFDKLQLRSALSETFTAIGMEGENTWRAAARVRILLSQTDTSPAATRTEKLWSDPDVRWLAGVNESSGNTYFNKEGFEELLGWLQLPALLKAAEQSPTDADSVTNLNASVLMACQSAQKSGYNLGLYLAPEPSTTDEEDPTSAPELTTASVSKATPALKATPAPKATPEPKAPLALKENSAPEKPAKPTGEAP, from the coding sequence ATGGAATTTCATATCTCCCGCGCTCTCCGAGAAAAACTGGACCTGGACGATCTGCTCTTCAACTACGCCGGCAACATCGTCTTCGCCAACGTCGCTGCAAGCAGAAAGCTGGCAAAACAGCTCCAGGATCTGCGCACCCAGCAGACTGATCCAACACGAGTCGTCAACGCCGGCGCTCTCTTCGCCATGGGCCTGATCGATGAGCTCAACCACGCGATGATCGCCCGTTATCGCAAAGAAATAGACCCCGCAGTCTTCGCCGAAGCCGTACGCTGGTTCACCGGCCATGCCAGCGCCGCCGAGATCGAACGCCTCCTCCTCGCCTTCACCATCCAGTTTCCCAACGTAGCCGTCTACCGCGGCGATCTCACCGCAGCCCAGTGGCTCAACGGCACAACCGACGGCCTGCCCAATCGTGAAGCAGCCCTCGAAGAGCTCCTCCTCCTCTGGCTGGCAAACATCAACCCAGCCTTCACCCCCTTCCGCGAGCTCTTCGAAGACACTACCCTCAAGCAGCAAACCATCTATCAAAAAATCACCGCCGCCTTCCCCGACTACTTCATCACCCGCCCCCCCATCTCCCCCGAGGTCGGAAGCCTCCTCGACGCCCTCCGCGCTCCCCTGCTCGCCTCGCCCGACTCCCTCACCGGCCAGCTCGACTACATCCGCGAGAACTGGACAAAATATCTCGGCGAAGACCTCCGCCGCGTCCTCCTCGCCATCGACGTCCTCCGCGAAGAGGACCTCGCCATCTGGCTGCGCTTCCACCCCCCCGGCCCCGACCAGTACCGCCACGGAGCCCCCGGCCGAGGAGGCGAAGGCTTCGTCGGCGACGAGTACATCGGCTTCGAGGACGAGTACTTCACTGGCCCAGACGGCCGCCGCCGCCGCTACGGCCACGACTACCAGGCTCCCCTCAACGAGTACGAAGCCTTCAGCGCCGACCAGGCCTGGATGCCCACCGTCGTCCTCATGGCCAAGAGCACCTACGTCTGGCTCGAGCAGCTCTCAAAGAAATACCTCCGCCACATCCACCGCCTCGACCAGATCCCCGACGAAGAGCTGCATCTGCTCGCCGACCGTGGCATCACCGGCCTCTGGCTCATCGGCCTGTGGGAGCGCAGCGTCGCCTCCCGCACCATCAAGCGCCTCCGCGGCCATCACGACGCCGTCGCCTCCGCCTACTCCCTCAAGGAGTACCAGATCGCCGACGACCTCGGCGGGAACCACGCCTACGAGAACCTCCGCGACCGCGCCGCCCGTACAGGCATCCGCCTCGCCAGCGACATGGTTCCCAACCACATGGGCATCGACTCCAACTGGGTCATCGAGCACCCCGACTGGTTCCTCTACCGCTGGGAGAGCCCCTTCCCCGTCTATCGCTTCGAAGGCCCCGACCTCTCCACCGACAGCCGCGTCGAGATAAAAATCGAAGACCACTACTACGACCAGTCCGACGCTGCCGTCGTCTTCCGCCTCCGCCACCACCGCGATGGAGCCACCCGCTACATGTACCACGGCAACGACGGCACCACCTTCGCCTGGAACGACACCGCCCAGCTCGACTACTCCAAAGCTGCCGTCCGCGAGCACGTCATCCAGGTCATCCTCCACGTCGCCCGCCTCTTCCCCATCATCCGCTTCGACGCCGCAATGGTCCTCGCCAAACGCCACGTCCAGCGCCTCTGGTTCCCTCTCCCCGGCACCGGCGGCTCCATCCCCTCGCGCTCCGAAAACGCCATGACCCAGGAGGAGTTCGACGCCCTCATGCCTCACGAGTTCTGGCGCGAGGTCGTCGACCGAGTCGCCGTCGAGGTCCCCGGCACTCTCCTGCTCGCCGAAGCCTTCTGGCTCCTCGAAAGCTACTTCGTCCGCACCCTCGGCATGCACCGCGTCTACAACAGCGCCTTCATGAACATGCTGCGCGACGAAGAGAACGCCAAGTATCGCTCCTACCTCAAAAAAACCATCGAGTTCGACCCCGACATCCTCAAGCGTTACGTCAGCTTCATGAGCAATCCCGACGAGCGCACCGCCATCGACCAGTTCGGCTCCGGCGACAAGTACTTCGGCGTCTGCACTCTCCTAGCCACCCTTCCCGGCTTACCCATGTTCGGCCACGGACAGATCGAAGGCTACACCGAGCGCTACGGCATGGAGTTCAAGCAGGCCAAGATGGAAGAGTGGCCCAACGAGAGCCTCGTAGCCCGCCACCAGCACGAGATCGCACCGCTCCTCAAAAACCGCCGGCTCTTCGCCGAGAGCACCAACTTCGTCCTCTACGACTTCTGGACCGACCACGGCACCGTCGACGAAAACGTCTTCGCCTACTCCAACCGCTCTCACGGCCAGCGCGCCGTCATCCTCTACAACAACAGCTACGGCAGCACCCGCGGCACCATCCACTTCTCCGCGGCCTCGGTCGACAAAGCCACCGGCCACCTCCGCCAGAGAAGCCTCTCCGAAGGACTCGATCTCCCCTACAACTACTTCACCTTCTTCGCCTATCGCGACACCGCCCACGGCCTCGAATATCTCTGCCGCAGCACCGATCTCCACCACACCGGCCTCTCCGTCGATCTGCGCGGCTATCAGTACGCCGTCCTCATCAACTGGCGCGAGCTCCACGCCACCGCCGAACAGCCCTGGGACCAGCTCTTCGACGCACTCAACGGAGCCGGCGTCTACAGCGTCGAAGAGGCGCTCTCCAAACTTCGCCTCCGCCCCCTGCACGAAGCCTTCCGCCAGGCCCTCAGCGACAACAACATCCGCGCCTTCGCAACCGTTGCCGCGGAGCTGGCAGCCGTACAAACCACATCGCCCTCCGCGAAATTACCCACCACCAAATCCGCCAGCCCCGCTCCCACACCAATCGAACGCCCCGCGTTGGATCCTCGACTTCAGCCATTCGTAAAATGCAGTCAACGCTTCTTCGAGAAAGTGCTCCAAGCCCAGCCCGCCGAGTTCGAACAAACCCCCGCGCCATCGGACCATCGCGCCGCAGCCGATACACCTTCCCCAACCTACCTCACCCTATGCGAGACGATGGCAAAAGCAGCCACCCATCTCATCGCGATCTCCAAAAACTTCTCCACCACCCTGCCGCCGACCGTCAGCAACTTCCTACCCGGCAGCAAAGCCGCGCTTCCAACCGAACAACTCTGGGCTCCTGTTCTAGCCTGGATCACCCTGCATAGTCTTCCTCATCACGATCAAGCCGACCTCTTCGACAAACTCCAGCTGCGCTCTGCACTCTCCGAGACATTCACGGCCATCGGAATGGAGGGAGAAAACACCTGGCGCGCCGCTGCCCGCGTACGAATCCTGCTCTCTCAAACCGACACCTCCCCGGCCGCGACCAGAACTGAAAAACTCTGGTCCGACCCCGACGTTCGCTGGCTCGCCGGAGTCAATGAATCTTCCGGCAACACCTACTTCAACAAAGAAGGCTTTGAAGAGCTGCTCGGCTGGCTCCAACTCCCCGCGCTCCTCAAAGCTGCAGAGCAATCGCCAACAGACGCGGACTCGGTCACGAACCTCAACGCGTCTGTCCTGATGGCCTGCCAGTCCGCACAAAAATCCGGCTACAACCTGGGCCTCTATCTCGCTCCCGAACCATCCACAACAGATGAGGAAGACCCAACCAGCGCCCCCGAACTAACAACCGCCTCGGTTTCAAAAGCAACTCCAGCCCTAAAAGCAACGCCAGCGCCGAAAGCAACGCCAGAACCGAAAGCACCTCTCGCTCTTAAAGAAAACTCAGCCCCGGAGAAACCGGCCAAGCCAACTGGCGAAGCGCCCTAA
- a CDS encoding HvfC/BufC N-terminal domain-containing protein produces the protein MNLLELQRRMAEDVTRPLTPDFQMQLATPNGRSTHELASSYIKPNDRLSSFDRLEIYNRQYWFRVIGAVSEDFPALGAVLGAKKFDSMVLAYLRENPSTSFTLRNLGAKLPKWLESHPEFSPRRHALLLDIARLEWAYVEAFDSADLAPLTTADFGDLGAASPLFLQPHLQLLDLSYPVDELVLAVHRQTAPSDIMSNAVTERKQAKRTRLPAMRRSQIHLAVHRYENSVYYRRIDPEAYRLLSALQSGTLLGQSLEIAFSESTFPAEQQAAKIQEYFAHASELGWFCKPPPKLAS, from the coding sequence GTGAACCTCCTCGAACTGCAACGCCGCATGGCCGAAGACGTAACGCGTCCTCTCACACCCGACTTTCAGATGCAGCTGGCAACCCCCAACGGGCGTTCGACTCACGAGCTCGCCAGCAGCTACATCAAGCCCAACGACCGCCTCTCCTCCTTCGATCGCCTCGAAATCTACAACCGGCAGTACTGGTTCCGCGTCATCGGAGCCGTATCCGAAGACTTCCCCGCCCTCGGCGCCGTCCTCGGTGCGAAGAAGTTCGACAGCATGGTCCTCGCCTACCTCCGCGAGAATCCCTCCACCTCCTTCACCCTGCGCAACCTCGGTGCCAAGCTTCCGAAGTGGCTCGAATCGCACCCCGAGTTCTCTCCCCGGCGTCATGCCCTCCTCCTCGATATAGCGCGTCTCGAGTGGGCCTACGTAGAAGCCTTCGACAGTGCCGACCTTGCCCCGCTCACTACCGCCGACTTCGGCGATCTCGGCGCAGCATCCCCCCTCTTCCTTCAACCTCATCTCCAACTGCTCGACCTAAGCTATCCCGTAGACGAACTCGTCCTGGCCGTCCACCGCCAGACCGCACCCAGCGACATCATGAGCAACGCCGTCACCGAGCGCAAGCAGGCAAAGCGAACCCGCCTCCCCGCCATGCGCCGCTCGCAGATCCATCTCGCCGTCCACCGCTACGAGAACTCCGTCTACTACCGCCGCATCGATCCCGAAGCCTACCGCCTGCTCTCCGCGCTGCAGAGCGGCACTCTCCTCGGGCAGTCGCTCGAGATCGCCTTCAGCGAAAGCACCTTCCCCGCCGAGCAGCAGGCCGCGAAGATTCAGGAATACTTCGCCCACGCCTCAGAGCTAGGCTGGTTCTGCAAGCCACCCCCCAAGCTAGCGTCCTGA